A genomic segment from Leptolyngbya boryana PCC 6306 encodes:
- a CDS encoding nuclear transport factor 2 family protein, protein MDSEIETQIRECEARLYTAMLASNVSELDMLIADDLLFAGPTGELVTKAMDLDLHRTGGTQFHELVPKELAIRVCSEHFVLASAKIFLSGTYLGNAFAGDYRYMRVWHKGTSGWKIVGGSVIAIV, encoded by the coding sequence ATGGATTCAGAAATTGAAACCCAAATTCGTGAGTGTGAAGCGCGGCTTTACACCGCAATGTTAGCCTCCAATGTATCTGAGCTAGATATGCTCATCGCCGATGATCTGCTTTTCGCTGGACCAACTGGTGAACTGGTCACTAAAGCTATGGATTTAGACTTGCACCGTACTGGTGGTACTCAGTTTCACGAACTCGTGCCTAAAGAGCTAGCAATACGGGTTTGCAGCGAACACTTCGTTCTTGCGTCAGCTAAAATTTTCTTGAGCGGCACGTATTTAGGAAATGCCTTTGCAGGTGATTACCGCTACATGAGAGTTTGGCATAAAGGAACAAGTGGCTGGAAAATCGTTGGTGGTAGCGTTATTGCGATCGTCTGA
- a CDS encoding Zn-dependent hydrolase, with protein sequence MTLTLLSINCARLNQSITDLANIGRLANGGVCRLAFTDADLLARQTVQAWMEAAGMTTRIDAAGNVIGRYAGKIADAPALATGSHIDTVPVGGKFDGCLGVLAGIEVVRTLQENKIRLDHPIEVIVFSDEERSVIGSKAMSGEVHEDPDYYVRLDGTPIQDCLAKVGGDWERIETAQRTDIAAFVELHVEQGGVLEHAQVPIGVVSGVVGQYRFAVNIKGRPNHAGTTPMHLRKDALVAAAQIVLLVNQIASETPGDQVATVGYLTVSPNATNTVPGEVDLRIDLRDLSQSHLEMLVEQLKSGIAAIADSTLTEIEMRQTLHILPTLAAPKIMSAIEEICGDLKLPNIQLPSRAGHDAQEVGRMTDMGMIFVPSRAGISHSEEEYTSPEECAQGTNVLLQTFLKLDRLYR encoded by the coding sequence ATGACTTTGACCCTTTTATCGATTAATTGTGCTCGTTTAAATCAAAGTATTACTGACCTTGCTAACATTGGCAGACTCGCGAATGGTGGAGTTTGTCGGCTTGCTTTTACAGATGCGGATTTACTAGCTCGTCAAACGGTTCAAGCTTGGATGGAAGCAGCAGGGATGACGACTCGGATTGATGCTGCGGGAAATGTGATTGGTCGATATGCAGGTAAGATTGCTGATGCGCCTGCTTTAGCAACGGGTTCACACATTGATACTGTTCCAGTCGGAGGTAAGTTCGATGGGTGTTTGGGTGTGTTAGCAGGCATTGAAGTGGTTCGGACATTGCAAGAGAACAAGATTCGGCTGGATCATCCGATCGAGGTAATTGTTTTTAGTGACGAAGAGCGATCGGTGATTGGTAGTAAAGCAATGTCTGGCGAAGTCCATGAAGATCCAGATTACTATGTTCGACTGGATGGTACGCCGATTCAAGACTGTTTAGCAAAAGTGGGTGGAGATTGGGAACGGATTGAAACGGCTCAACGCACTGATATTGCTGCATTTGTAGAATTGCATGTCGAGCAGGGTGGAGTGCTGGAACATGCACAGGTTCCGATTGGTGTGGTTAGCGGTGTTGTTGGACAGTATCGATTTGCGGTCAATATCAAAGGTCGCCCAAATCATGCGGGCACTACTCCAATGCACCTCCGCAAAGATGCTTTAGTTGCTGCCGCGCAGATTGTTTTACTAGTCAATCAAATTGCTTCAGAGACTCCGGGTGATCAGGTGGCGACGGTTGGCTATTTGACTGTTTCCCCGAATGCGACCAATACAGTTCCAGGAGAAGTAGATTTAAGAATTGATTTGCGAGATTTGTCGCAGTCGCATCTAGAGATGCTAGTAGAACAATTAAAATCTGGGATTGCAGCGATCGCGGATTCGACTCTAACGGAAATCGAGATGCGGCAGACGTTACACATTCTTCCGACGTTGGCAGCCCCGAAGATTATGAGCGCGATCGAGGAAATCTGCGGGGATCTCAAACTCCCAAATATCCAGCTTCCAAGCCGCGCGGGGCATGATGCTCAAGAAGTCGGACGGATGACTGATATGGGCATGATTTTTGTGCCGAGTCGGGCGGGAATCAGTCATTCGGAAGAAGAATATACTTCACCCGAAGAGTGCGCGCAGGGAACGAATGTTTTGTTACAGACTTTTTTGAAGCTCGATCGTCTGTATCGATAA
- the eno gene encoding phosphopyruvate hydratase has protein sequence MIDARDTAIESIRAREILDSRGRPTIEAEVTLANGAYGIAQVPSGASTGSFEAHELRDDDKSRYGGKGVLKAVENVEKTLAPKLIGLDAINQELIDRTMIAIDGSANKASLGANAILGVSLATAKAGADSLGLPLYRYLGGPLSNVLPVPLMNVINGGAHADNNVDFQEFMIVPVGAGTFREALRWGAEVFASLSKVLHDKGLLTGVGDEGGFAPNLESNQAALDLLILAIEKAGYKPGEQVALALDVAASEFYKNGQYTYDGTAHAPTEMVDYLAQLVSSYPIVSIEDGLHEDDWQHWQLLTEKIGSKCQLVGDDLFVTNITRLQKGIEQKAGNSILIKLNQIGSLTETLQAIDLGARNGFRSIISHRSGETEDTTIADLAVATRAGQIKTGSLCRSERVAKYNRLLRIEDELGDRAVYAGTIGMAPSYQ, from the coding sequence ATGATTGATGCACGAGACACTGCAATTGAATCCATCCGCGCTCGTGAGATTCTTGATTCTCGCGGTCGCCCGACGATCGAAGCTGAAGTTACCCTTGCCAATGGTGCCTATGGAATTGCACAAGTTCCAAGCGGTGCATCGACGGGAAGTTTTGAAGCGCATGAACTCCGTGACGATGATAAGAGTCGCTACGGTGGAAAAGGTGTGCTGAAAGCCGTTGAAAATGTTGAAAAAACGCTGGCTCCAAAATTGATTGGATTGGATGCGATTAATCAGGAATTGATCGATCGTACGATGATCGCGATCGATGGTTCTGCGAATAAGGCAAGTTTGGGCGCGAATGCGATCTTAGGCGTATCGTTGGCAACGGCGAAGGCTGGCGCAGATTCCTTGGGATTGCCGCTTTATCGGTATTTGGGCGGTCCGCTGTCGAATGTTTTGCCTGTGCCATTGATGAATGTGATTAATGGCGGCGCACATGCAGACAACAATGTGGATTTTCAGGAGTTCATGATTGTGCCAGTGGGAGCGGGAACGTTCCGAGAAGCGCTGAGATGGGGTGCAGAGGTTTTTGCTTCACTCAGCAAGGTGTTGCATGATAAAGGTTTGCTGACAGGCGTAGGCGATGAAGGCGGATTTGCGCCGAATTTAGAGTCGAATCAGGCGGCGCTTGATTTATTAATTCTGGCGATCGAGAAAGCGGGATACAAGCCGGGTGAACAAGTGGCGCTGGCACTGGATGTGGCGGCGAGTGAGTTCTATAAAAATGGGCAATACACCTACGATGGAACGGCTCATGCACCAACGGAAATGGTGGATTATTTAGCGCAATTGGTCAGCAGCTATCCGATCGTGTCGATCGAAGATGGTTTACACGAAGATGATTGGCAGCATTGGCAATTGCTGACGGAGAAGATCGGCAGCAAGTGTCAGCTTGTGGGTGATGATTTGTTCGTGACGAATATCACGCGCTTGCAGAAAGGCATTGAGCAAAAGGCTGGCAACTCAATTCTGATTAAATTGAATCAGATCGGATCGTTGACCGAGACCTTGCAAGCGATCGATTTAGGCGCAAGAAATGGATTCCGCTCGATCATCAGCCATCGCTCCGGTGAAACGGAAGATACGACGATCGCAGATTTGGCAGTCGCGACACGGGCAGGACAAATTAAAACCGGATCGCTCTGTCGCAGTGAGCGGGTGGCGAAATACAATCGCCTGCTGAGAATTGAGGATGAATTGGGCGATCGTGCGGTGTATGCCGGAACGATTGGTATGGCTCCGAGTTATCAGTAG
- the vapC gene encoding type II toxin-antitoxin system tRNA(fMet)-specific endonuclease VapC, with translation MQYLLDTNICIYLIKQRPPKVLERFSNLALSDIGISSITVAELEYGVCKSQQREKNRNALMQFLIPLEIVAFDQAAATLYGAIRSDLESRGLVIGAMDMLIAAHALSLSVTLVSNNVREFSRIANLSLQNWAE, from the coding sequence ATGCAATATCTGTTGGACACGAACATCTGCATCTATTTGATTAAGCAAAGACCTCCAAAGGTATTGGAGCGATTTTCAAATCTTGCTTTGTCAGATATCGGCATATCCTCTATCACTGTGGCGGAACTAGAATATGGCGTTTGCAAAAGCCAGCAACGAGAGAAAAACCGTAATGCTTTGATGCAATTTTTAATCCCGCTAGAAATCGTTGCGTTTGATCAAGCGGCTGCGACCCTCTATGGCGCAATCAGAAGCGATCTAGAAAGTAGAGGACTGGTTATCGGAGCAATGGACATGCTGATTGCTGCCCACGCATTGAGCCTTAGCGTTACGTTAGTCAGCAACAATGTGCGAGAGTTTTCACGCATTGCCAATCTATCTCTGCAAAACTGGGCAGAATGA
- the mnmE gene encoding tRNA uridine-5-carboxymethylaminomethyl(34) synthesis GTPase MnmE yields MSDTIAAIATAIVPEQGSVGIVRLSGSESVAIAKKLFHAPGQQAWESHRILYGFIRHPETDRLIDEALLLLMLAPRSYTREDVIEFHCHGGIMAVQQVLQLCIEQGARLAQPGEFTLRAFLNGRIDLTQAESISDLVGARSPQAAQTALAGLQGKLAHPIRHLRATCLDILAEVEARIDFEDDLPPLDEDLIRSQFDQVLADVTRILETADRGELLRTGLKVAIVGRPNVGKSSLLNAWSRCDRAIVTDLPGTTRDVVESQLVVGGIPIQVLDTAGIRETEDQVEKIGVERSRLAAESADLVLFTIDAQAGFTELDREIYDRVRDRPLILVINKIDLAEPTSDLPSALQIVKTAAAQNQGIDALETAILETVQSGQIQAANMDLAINQRQAAALTRAKLALQQVQVTISNQLPLDFWTIDLRSAIQALGEILGEDVTESVLDRIFSRFCIGK; encoded by the coding sequence ATGAGTGACACCATTGCGGCGATCGCGACTGCAATTGTTCCAGAACAAGGCAGTGTTGGCATTGTCAGATTGTCTGGATCGGAATCAGTTGCGATCGCAAAAAAACTCTTCCATGCACCGGGTCAGCAAGCTTGGGAAAGTCATCGAATTTTATATGGGTTCATTCGTCATCCTGAAACCGATCGCTTGATTGATGAAGCTTTACTTTTACTGATGCTTGCTCCGCGATCGTACACGCGCGAAGATGTGATCGAATTTCACTGTCACGGTGGAATTATGGCAGTCCAGCAAGTTCTGCAACTCTGCATCGAACAAGGTGCAAGACTGGCGCAACCCGGAGAATTTACACTCAGAGCGTTTTTGAATGGACGAATTGATCTGACTCAAGCGGAAAGTATTTCAGACCTAGTCGGAGCACGATCGCCGCAAGCTGCACAAACAGCACTCGCCGGATTACAAGGCAAACTCGCACATCCCATTCGTCACTTGCGCGCCACTTGTCTCGATATTTTGGCAGAAGTCGAAGCGCGAATCGATTTTGAGGATGATTTACCGCCGTTGGATGAAGATCTGATTCGATCACAGTTTGATCAAGTCTTAGCCGATGTCACTCGCATCTTAGAGACGGCCGATCGTGGAGAACTGCTGAGAACGGGGCTGAAAGTTGCGATCGTCGGTCGTCCGAATGTTGGAAAATCGAGCTTACTCAATGCCTGGAGTCGCTGCGATCGCGCAATTGTCACGGATCTTCCTGGCACAACGCGCGATGTTGTCGAATCTCAATTGGTTGTGGGTGGAATTCCGATTCAAGTTTTAGATACGGCAGGGATTCGTGAGACTGAGGATCAAGTCGAAAAAATTGGCGTTGAGCGATCGCGTTTAGCCGCTGAATCTGCGGATTTGGTTCTGTTCACGATCGATGCTCAAGCCGGATTTACCGAACTCGATCGCGAAATTTACGATCGAGTCCGCGATCGACCTTTGATTCTTGTCATTAACAAAATCGATCTGGCTGAACCAACTTCAGATTTACCTTCAGCTCTACAAATTGTGAAAACGGCTGCAGCTCAAAACCAAGGCATTGATGCGCTCGAAACTGCGATTTTAGAAACCGTTCAATCGGGACAAATTCAAGCCGCAAATATGGATTTGGCAATTAATCAACGTCAAGCCGCAGCACTGACTCGCGCCAAACTAGCATTGCAACAAGTACAAGTGACGATCTCGAATCAGTTGCCCTTAGATTTTTGGACGATCGATTTACGCAGCGCTATTCAAGCCTTGGGCGAAATCTTAGGTGAGGATGTTACAGAATCAGTGCTCGATCGAATTTTTAGCCGATTCTGCATTGGCAAATGA
- a CDS encoding nucleotidyltransferase family protein, giving the protein MNRDKGSKSDMSIAAIELPMENIAEFCHKWQVTEFALFGSILRDDFRPDSDIDVMVQFHLTNSKILCKAGSRSRDLSFPLG; this is encoded by the coding sequence ATGAATCGCGACAAAGGGAGTAAATCTGACATGAGCATTGCAGCGATCGAATTACCAATGGAGAACATTGCTGAGTTTTGTCACAAATGGCAAGTGACAGAATTCGCTCTATTTGGCTCTATCCTGCGCGATGACTTTCGCCCCGACAGCGACATTGATGTAATGGTGCAATTTCACCTTACTAATTCAAAAATTCTATGCAAGGCGGGAAGTCGTTCTAGGGATCTCAGTTTCCCGCTAGGATGA
- a CDS encoding GNAT family N-acetyltransferase — MLQTPVLLTSRLIVRMLQQNDTTAIVNYYTENRDFLEPFEPFRPKNFYTRDFWAQQIEKSLIEFGYDRSLRLFLFKKDDPKKVIGAVNFTNITQGISYSCSLGYSLAENEQRNGYMSEALETAIRYVFNDLNMHRITANYMPHNRRSAGVLRRLGFTIEGYSRDYLLINGKWEDHIRTSLINPNWRVG; from the coding sequence ATGCTGCAAACACCAGTTCTTTTAACGTCCCGCTTAATTGTTCGGATGCTTCAGCAGAATGACACAACTGCGATCGTCAATTACTATACTGAGAATCGAGATTTTCTAGAGCCATTTGAACCCTTTCGTCCTAAAAATTTCTACACGCGTGATTTTTGGGCACAGCAGATCGAAAAAAGCCTGATCGAATTTGGCTATGATCGATCGCTCAGGCTCTTTCTGTTTAAGAAAGATGATCCTAAAAAAGTTATTGGTGCTGTCAATTTCACGAACATTACTCAAGGCATTAGCTATTCGTGTAGTTTGGGCTATAGCCTCGCTGAGAATGAACAACGCAATGGCTATATGAGTGAGGCATTAGAAACAGCGATTCGCTATGTTTTTAATGACTTGAATATGCACCGAATTACTGCCAACTATATGCCCCACAATCGCCGCAGTGCAGGCGTTTTAAGACGATTAGGTTTTACGATCGAAGGATATTCCAGAGATTACCTGCTCATCAATGGCAAATGGGAAGATCATATTCGCACAAGCTTAATTAATCCAAATTGGAGAGTGGGATGA
- a CDS encoding trypsin-like peptidase domain-containing protein, translating into MDISKQRFPELRDAFSHVPFQISMCFKDTKIAIGTAFFYLYEGKPYLVTNWHNVTGREPDTLKCKSSQAGIPDRLHIKIPYSTQHESGAKLMQWRTQIMPLYEDEGDAPSKPVWYEHPRYRHKVDLVVIPVNGIEETESRAANDPNLEFDNIRLRPGLDVFVLGFPRGIGGGANFPIWKRASIASEPDFDIDGLPKILIDTATREGMSGSPVYAQQIGYWLTEGATNQNEAVIGEGRRFLGIYSGRLGDDHYKAQLGIVWKPSAIDETIQAATIGISSFHI; encoded by the coding sequence GTGGATATTTCTAAGCAAAGATTTCCCGAATTGCGTGATGCATTTTCTCACGTGCCTTTCCAAATATCTATGTGCTTTAAGGACACAAAGATTGCTATTGGCACTGCTTTTTTCTATCTGTATGAAGGTAAGCCGTACTTGGTAACAAATTGGCACAACGTCACGGGAAGAGAGCCAGACACTTTGAAGTGTAAATCCAGTCAAGCAGGAATTCCAGATCGCCTACACATCAAGATTCCATACAGTACTCAACATGAATCTGGAGCTAAATTGATGCAGTGGCGGACTCAAATTATGCCATTGTACGAAGATGAAGGGGATGCACCAAGTAAGCCTGTTTGGTATGAGCATCCACGATATAGACATAAAGTAGATTTAGTTGTTATTCCCGTGAACGGCATTGAAGAAACTGAGAGCCGAGCCGCAAATGATCCGAATCTTGAGTTTGACAACATAAGACTGCGCCCAGGTTTAGATGTTTTTGTGTTGGGGTTTCCTAGAGGAATAGGTGGAGGAGCTAACTTCCCTATTTGGAAGCGTGCCAGTATTGCATCGGAACCAGATTTTGATATAGACGGCTTGCCTAAAATCTTGATTGACACAGCAACGCGCGAAGGAATGTCTGGTTCACCTGTTTATGCACAGCAGATAGGTTATTGGTTAACAGAAGGTGCTACAAACCAGAATGAAGCTGTAATAGGTGAAGGAAGAAGATTTTTAGGAATCTATTCTGGGCGACTTGGGGATGATCACTACAAAGCTCAATTAGGCATTGTTTGGAAGCCTTCTGCCATTGATGAGACCATTCAAGCTGCAACAATTGGAATATCATCTTTTCATATTTGA
- the uraD gene encoding 2-oxo-4-hydroxy-4-carboxy-5-ureidoimidazoline decarboxylase, whose amino-acid sequence MTYSLSALNQMEQSAFTDALGEIFEQTPTIAAQAWQQRPFESVEDLHQAMISIVQSMTSEQQLALICAHPDLGSKAKMADASVKEQAGVGLDRLSPEEYERFHQLNERYKAQFGFPFIVAVKNHTKDSILEAFVTRLEHSQSAEMQTAIAEISQIAYFRLIQQVTS is encoded by the coding sequence ATGACCTATTCACTCTCAGCGCTCAATCAAATGGAACAATCCGCCTTTACTGACGCATTGGGCGAGATTTTTGAACAGACTCCGACGATCGCGGCTCAAGCTTGGCAGCAGCGACCGTTCGAGAGTGTGGAGGATCTGCATCAAGCCATGATCTCGATCGTGCAATCGATGACCTCTGAACAACAGCTAGCTTTAATCTGTGCCCATCCAGATTTAGGCAGTAAAGCAAAAATGGCAGATGCTTCTGTGAAAGAACAGGCAGGAGTGGGATTAGATCGGCTTAGCCCTGAAGAATACGAGCGCTTTCATCAGTTAAATGAACGCTATAAAGCTCAGTTTGGTTTTCCTTTCATCGTTGCGGTGAAGAATCATACAAAGGACAGCATTCTCGAAGCGTTTGTGACGCGCTTAGAGCATTCTCAGAGTGCAGAAATGCAAACTGCGATCGCTGAAATTTCCCAGATTGCTTATTTTCGTCTTATCCAACAGGTAACCTCATGA
- the map gene encoding type I methionyl aminopeptidase: protein MNILSNLLPQPSKKQRRGIELKSPEEIAIMRQSGRIVATVLKEISEMVQPGMTTWDLDAHAEKRIREMGATPSFKGYHGFPASICSSINHEVVHGIPNKKKVIHKGDVLKVDTGAFFEGFHGDSCITIAVGDVPPDAAKLIHVAEQALYKGIEKVRAGAFLLELAGAIQDYVEENGFKIVEDFTGHGVGRNLHEEPSVFNFRTYQMPNVKLRAGMTLAIEPIVNAGSKNTRILPDRWTAVTVDRSLSAQFEHTVLVTETGYEILTDRNLV, encoded by the coding sequence ATGAACATTCTGAGCAATCTTCTTCCGCAACCCTCGAAAAAACAGCGTCGGGGCATCGAACTCAAATCTCCTGAAGAAATCGCAATCATGCGCCAATCTGGGCGCATCGTTGCCACCGTGCTGAAAGAGATCTCAGAAATGGTTCAGCCAGGAATGACCACTTGGGATTTAGATGCTCATGCAGAAAAACGCATCCGCGAAATGGGGGCGACTCCAAGCTTTAAGGGATATCACGGGTTCCCGGCTTCGATTTGTTCCAGCATCAATCACGAAGTCGTTCACGGCATTCCCAATAAAAAGAAAGTGATTCACAAGGGAGATGTGCTGAAAGTCGATACAGGCGCATTCTTTGAAGGATTCCACGGCGATTCTTGCATTACGATCGCCGTTGGCGACGTTCCCCCAGATGCCGCTAAATTAATCCATGTGGCTGAGCAGGCGTTATACAAAGGCATTGAAAAAGTGCGCGCCGGGGCATTTTTGCTCGAACTCGCGGGCGCAATCCAGGATTATGTGGAAGAAAATGGCTTCAAAATCGTGGAAGACTTCACAGGACACGGCGTTGGGCGGAATCTGCACGAAGAACCGTCGGTGTTCAATTTCAGAACCTATCAAATGCCGAATGTGAAGCTGAGAGCAGGCATGACATTAGCGATCGAGCCAATTGTCAACGCAGGCTCCAAAAATACGAGAATTCTGCCCGATCGCTGGACAGCGGTGACGGTAGATCGTTCTCTGTCTGCACAATTCGAGCATACGGTTTTAGTCACAGAAACCGGATACGAAATCTTAACCGATCGCAATTTGGTCTAA
- a CDS encoding pepsin/retropepsin-like aspartic protease family protein, giving the protein MTALLDTGASVNVLPYEIGLQLGAVWENQTVSIPLSGNLARSDSRGIVVLGTIARFPPVLLGFAWTEMRDTPVSLGHMNFFAEFNVCFYRHELAFEVCPKDE; this is encoded by the coding sequence GTGACAGCATTGCTGGATACAGGTGCGAGTGTTAACGTTCTGCCCTACGAGATTGGTCTACAGCTAGGGGCAGTCTGGGAAAATCAAACGGTATCCATTCCATTAAGTGGAAATTTAGCGCGGAGTGATTCACGCGGTATAGTCGTGTTAGGCACGATCGCACGGTTCCCTCCTGTCCTGCTTGGATTTGCTTGGACTGAGATGAGAGATACACCTGTAAGTCTTGGGCACATGAACTTCTTCGCAGAGTTCAATGTGTGTTTTTACCGACACGAGTTGGCTTTTGAGGTTTGCCCGAAGGACGAATGA
- a CDS encoding protein adenylyltransferase SelO, with amino-acid sequence MTEFVNPLLALDYEPAFERLGDDFSDRVSAASFPQHILRFRNDDILAQLGLDAVTDEHFIEAFGKFQGRDPLLAMRYHGYQFGTYNPALGDGRGFLYGQVRANDGELYDFGTKGSGTTPYSRGGDGRLTLKGGVREVLAAEMLHRLKVRTSRCLSLIETGEGLWRGDEPSPTRSSVMIRFSRSHIRFGTFERLDALNRKDLIAILLDHVIEIYYPHLINERDRYALFYAELVEKVADLVAQWMAAGFCHAVLNTDNMSITGESFDYGPYAFIPAYQPGFTAAYFDYYGRYAYASQPEICYWNLEMLQAPLKRVISAEDLKSGLSKFVDRYESSYRQRMLYRLGFDQLEQSIAANLVYRTVQFLQASQIDYHDFFAQITQQFDRSWSEDAGNIFSQRETSNTELATLFENWRQSYCQALNTLSHPELEAVPARLKAYNPDFGLVRSEIEAVWNPIADDDNWQPFYDLLTRIRH; translated from the coding sequence ATGACCGAATTTGTGAACCCACTCTTAGCACTCGACTACGAGCCTGCGTTTGAGCGCTTAGGAGATGATTTTTCCGATCGCGTTTCCGCCGCGTCTTTTCCGCAACATATTCTGAGATTTCGCAACGACGATATCTTGGCACAGTTGGGCTTAGATGCCGTAACGGATGAGCATTTCATCGAAGCGTTTGGCAAATTTCAGGGGCGCGATCCCCTCCTGGCGATGCGCTATCACGGGTATCAGTTTGGAACTTATAATCCAGCCTTGGGCGATGGTCGCGGTTTTCTCTATGGGCAAGTTCGTGCGAATGATGGTGAATTGTATGACTTTGGTACAAAAGGCTCTGGGACAACGCCTTATTCGCGTGGGGGCGATGGTCGATTGACGCTCAAGGGTGGCGTGCGAGAAGTTTTAGCAGCAGAAATGCTGCATCGATTGAAGGTGAGAACTTCGCGCTGTTTGAGCTTGATTGAAACGGGAGAAGGGCTTTGGCGAGGCGATGAACCTTCGCCCACTCGATCGTCGGTAATGATTCGCTTTAGTCGATCGCATATTCGCTTCGGAACATTTGAACGACTGGATGCACTGAATCGCAAAGATTTGATTGCGATTTTGCTCGATCATGTGATTGAAATTTACTATCCGCATTTGATCAATGAGCGCGATCGCTATGCTTTGTTTTATGCAGAATTAGTTGAAAAAGTTGCTGATCTCGTCGCGCAATGGATGGCGGCAGGCTTCTGTCACGCCGTTTTGAATACCGATAATATGTCGATTACTGGAGAAAGCTTTGATTATGGTCCTTATGCTTTCATTCCAGCGTATCAGCCGGGATTTACTGCGGCTTATTTTGATTACTACGGGCGCTATGCCTATGCAAGCCAGCCTGAAATTTGCTACTGGAACTTGGAAATGCTGCAAGCTCCATTAAAGCGAGTGATTTCGGCTGAAGATCTGAAATCTGGATTGTCGAAATTTGTCGATCGCTATGAGTCATCTTATCGGCAGAGAATGCTGTATCGATTGGGATTTGATCAGCTAGAGCAATCGATCGCAGCGAATTTAGTCTATCGAACCGTGCAATTTCTGCAAGCGTCTCAAATCGACTATCACGATTTCTTTGCTCAGATTACGCAACAGTTCGATCGCAGTTGGAGCGAGGATGCAGGCAATATTTTCTCTCAACGTGAGACTTCTAACACGGAGTTAGCAACCCTATTTGAAAACTGGCGACAGAGTTATTGCCAGGCTTTAAATACCTTGAGCCATCCTGAGCTTGAAGCAGTTCCGGCGCGGTTGAAAGCTTACAATCCTGACTTTGGTTTAGTTCGATCGGAGATTGAAGCGGTTTGGAATCCGATTGCAGATGACGACAACTGGCAACCGTTTTATGATTTACTCACTCGAATTCGCCATTGA
- a CDS encoding antitoxin has product MNIAKLSTDGTHQIVILPEDCKMTGTEVYIKKVGSAIVLIAKDHPWQSLFDSLEQFSEDFMTTREQPPLDVREAF; this is encoded by the coding sequence ATGAATATTGCCAAACTTAGCACCGATGGCACCCATCAAATTGTCATACTCCCCGAAGACTGCAAAATGACGGGTACGGAGGTCTACATTAAAAAAGTTGGAAGTGCGATCGTTCTAATTGCCAAAGATCATCCTTGGCAATCGCTCTTCGATAGCTTAGAGCAATTCTCTGAAGACTTCATGACCACGAGAGAGCAGCCCCCTCTCGACGTTCGTGAGGCTTTCTAA